A genomic stretch from Centroberyx gerrardi isolate f3 chromosome 10, fCenGer3.hap1.cur.20231027, whole genome shotgun sequence includes:
- the zic5 gene encoding zinc finger protein ZIC 5, producing the protein MEPPLSKRNPAIRLADLAATQPLPHQNMTGFPGLGGHHPLSHHAHLHPGELGNDPGVALTPFGPEHMAQTNALKLSPSQHIQSHPEAQTAASFTSAQTTVGFPVAHPHSGYSSSRDFILRRELSASAMHALGDQHSSASSPHHHGMFISPTGAYGHTESGAHPLFTGLHDQASPGAHHHALNGQMRLGIPGDIYGRPEHFGHRPEHYGPSSLHSYNSMNLNVNIASAPHGAAGAFLRYMRQPIKQELICKWIDQEQTSKKPCSKTYSTMHELVNHVTVEHVGGPEQSTHVCFWEECPREGKAFKAKYKLINHIRVHTGEKPFPCPFPGCGKVFARSENLKIHKRTHTGEKPFKCEFDGCDRKFANSSDRKKHSHVHTSDKPYYCKVRGCDKSYTHPSSLRKHMKVHCKSPPPPSSTTAAYISSTNPLGDPLSPGSEPHRNRSANLSPQVTNLNEWYVCQGSGGPNHLHTPSSDVPTSDSDDEDSFRNSDPRTML; encoded by the exons ATGGAACCCCCTTTAAGCAAGAGGAATCCGGCGATAAGATTAGCGGATTTGGCAGCGACTCAACCCCTTCCTCATCAGAATATGACAGGCTTCCCGGGGCTAGGGGGGCAtcaccctctctcccaccaTGCCCACCTCCACCCTGGGGAGCTGGGCAACGACCCCGGAGTGGCACTCACTCCATTTGGACCAGAGCACATGGCACAGACAAATGCTCTCAAACTTAGCCCATCTCAGCACATTCAGAGCCATCCCGAAGCCCAGACCGCGGCATCTTTCACTTCTGCTCAGACCACAGTTGGTTTCCCCGTGGCTCACCCCCACTCAGGCTACTCAAGCAGCAGGGACTTCATCCTCAGGAGAGAACTCTCAGCCTCTGCTATGCATGCACTTGGCGACCAGCATAGTTCCGCCTCCTCCCCTCATCACCATGGCATGTTCATCTCCCCAACAGGTGCTTATGGGCACACGGAAAGTGGGGCCCATCCACTTTTCACTGGACTTCACGACCAGGCGTCCCCAGGTGCCCACCACCATGCCCTCAACGGGCAGATGCGCCTGGGTATACCGGGGGACATCTACGGCAGGCCAGAGCACTTCGGGCACAGGCCAGAGCATTATGGACCCTCTTCCCTCCACAGCTACAACTCCATGAACCTCAATGTGAACATCGCTTCAGCTCCTCACGGAGCGGCGGGGGCGTTTTTAAGATACATGCGGCAGCCCATAAAGCAAGAGCTAATCTGCAAATGGATTGACCAGGAGCAAACTTCCAAAAAGCCCTGCTCGAAAACTTACAGCACCATGCACGAATTGGTCAACCATGTCACCGTGGAGCATGTCGGGGGACCGGAGCAGAGCACGCACGTCTGTTTTTGGGAGGAATGTCCACGGGAGGGAAAGGCGTTCAAGGCAAAGTACAAACTGATAAATCACATCCGAGTTCATACGGGAGAAAAGCCCTTCCCGTGTCCTTTCCCAGGTTGTGGAAAAGTGTTCGCTCGATCGGAGAATTTAAAGATTCACAAGAGGACTCACACAG GGGAGAAACCTTTCAAGTGCGAGTTTGACGGCTGCGACAGGAAATTCGCCAACAGCAGCGACAGGAAGAAGCACTCTCACGTCCACACCAGCGACAAGCCTTACTACTGCAAGGTCCGCGGCTGTGACAAGTCCTACACGCACCCGAGCTCCCTGCGAAAGCACATGAAAGTACACTGCAAGTCCCCACCGCCCCCTTCCTCCACCACCGCCGCCTACATTTCCTCCACAAACCCTCTCGGAGACCCCCTCTCGCCCGGCTCGGAGCCGCACAGGAACCGCTCCGCAAACCTCTCGCCTCAGGTTACCAACCTCAATGAGTGGTACGTGTGCCAGGGCAGCGGAGGACCCAACCACCTCCACACCCCCTCCAGCGATGTGCCAACGTCAGATTCGGACGACGAGGACTCTTTCAGAAATTCAGACCCAAGGACAATGCTCTGA
- the zic2a gene encoding zinc finger protein ZIC 2a, which translates to MLLDAGHQFPGLGVGSFARHHSASEMQERDLSLAQNSFVDSAHMGAFKLNHDLSPGQSSAFTTQAPGYPAAALGAHAAHVTSYASSPFNSTRDFLFRSRGFGESSPASSQHTIFGPTAGSLHHSHTDSQGHILFPGIHDQHGSHGSPNVLNGQMRLGLPGEVFGRSDQYHQVSSPRTDPYSAAQLHNQYGSMNMNMGMNMAAHHHPGAFFRYMRQQCIKQELICKWIDPEQLSNPKKCCNKTFSTMHELVTHVSVEHVGGPEQSNHVCFWEECTRESKPFKAKYKLVNHIRVHTGEKPFPCPFPGCGKVFARSENLKIHKRTHTGEKPFQCEFEGCDRRFANSSDRKKHMHVHTSDKPYLCKMCDKSYTHPSSLRKHMKVHEASPPASDSSPAASSGYESSTPPGLVSPTTETQSNNNLSPASAVHNTTSHSGLSSNFSEWYV; encoded by the exons ATGTTATTGGATGCTGGTCACCAGTTTCCCGGACTGGGAGTGGGCTCATTTGCCAGGCATCACTCAGCGAGCGAGATGCAGGAGAGAGACTTGAGTTTGGCACAAAATAGCTTTGTAGACTCCGCACACATGGGTGCGTTTAAGCTGAACCATGATCTTTCTCCGGGACAGAGCTCTGCCTTCACCACCCAGGCGCCGGGCTACCCCGCTGCGGCTTTGGGGGCTCACGCCGCCCATGTCACCTCGTATgcaagctctcctttcaactccACCAGGGACTTTCTCTTTCGTAGTCGTGGCTTCGGAGAATCCTCTCCGGCGAGCAGCCAGCATACTATTTTTGGCCCCACGGCGGGatccctccatcactcccaCACAGACAGTCAAGGCCACATTCTGTTCCCCGGGATCCACGATCAGCATGGGTCCCACGGATCCCCGAACGTGCTGAACGGGCAAATGAGGCTTGGACTACCGGGAGAAGTTTTCGGACGCTCCGACCAGTACCACCAGGTCTCCAGCCCGAGGACCGACCCGTACTCGGCGGCGCAGCTCCACAACCAGTACGGCTCGATGAATATGAACATGGGGATGAACATGGCAGCCCACCACCACCCCGGTGCCTTTTTCCGCTACATGAGGCAGCAGTGCATCAAGCAGGAGCTCATCTGCAAATGGATCGACCCCGAGCAGCTCAGCAACCCCAAGAAGTGTTGCAACAAAACTTTTAGCACCATGCACGAGTTGGTCACGCACGTCTCGGTGGAGCATGTCGGGGGACCGGAGCAGAGTAACCACGTCTGCTTCTGGGAGGAGTGCACCCGGGAGAGCAAACCGTTCAAGGCGAAATACAAACTGGTGAACCACATTCGGGTGCACACCGGGGAGAAACCCTTTCCATGCCCTTTCCCCGGCTGTGGAAAGGTCTTCGCAAGGTCGGAAAACTTGAAGATACACAAGCGAACACATACAG GGGAGAAACCGTTCCAGTGTGAGTTTGAGGGCTGCGACAGACGGTTTGCAAACAGCAGCGACCGAAAGAAACACATGCACGTTCACACGTCGGACAAGCCTTATCTTTGCAAAATGTGTGACAAGTCTTACACACATCCCAGCTCTCTGCGCAAACACATGAAG gTCCATGAAGCCTCCCCGCCAGCATCGGACTCATCACCAGCGGCCAGCTCTGGTTATGAATCCTCCACACCTCCAGGCCTGGTGTCTCCCACCACCGAGACCCAAAGCAACAACAACCTGTCTCCAGCCTCAGCTGTGCACAACACCACCAGCCACAGTGGCCTATCCTCCAATTTCAGTGAATGGTATGTTTAG